A stretch of DNA from Flavobacterium lipolyticum:
TTGTATAAGTATAATCAATAGGTAAGATTTTTTTATAAGATTTTTCTCTTGTTATTTGAGTTAATTTTGATTTTAAATCAAATGAAAGAAAAGTATTACGTTAATAAAATGTTAGGAAATATGATTATTTTAAATAAAGTATTTATTTTGCCCAAAATTCTAAATTTCTTCTAAATTGAACCATTGCTTTACTTGTCATTAAAGGTTATTATATGAGAATCGAAAAAAAAATTAACAAGGTTTCGGAAGACGGATTATGTAAATTATCCGTTTTTTCGAATGTTTCCGTTTTTTTTTCGTTTTTCTTTCAAACGGCTTTTTATTATTGGTACTCAAAAATTGCCAGTTTCATTTCAGTTTACTTTTTTAAGATTTTATTTCCCTTACGTAAAGGGGGATCATTTGTGTTATTTTACTTAGTATATCTTTTACTTTTCTCCAAAAGATGGATAGGTACTTAAACGGTTATGGATTTTTTAATCTCCTCTTCATTTTAATTACAAAACTTTGCGGAGGGAATGAGCGATAATTGTTAAATCGCTTTCCTCTTAAAAAAATAAGCAGCCTTTAAATTTACCATAACAAACAACACAATGAATACTAGTATTATTAAAAATTATTCTAAACTTAAGTTCTCCTTATATTTTTTGCCCTTATTCTGTTTAGCTGCTCTAGTACTGTTTCTTTATTATGAGAATGCTTTAAGTGTTTATAATTACGCACAAATTCAAAAAAGCACCTTTCTTTATATTAATTCCCATTTAGGGCTTTATCCTAATTTACAATACAATCTTACTCAATTAGGAGATGCTTCGATTTTTTTATCCTTCTTAGCCCTTTTTATACTCTATGCACCCAAATTATGGGAAGCTTTGCTGTCGGGTTTATTATTTTCGCTATTATTTTCCTGTCCGTTAAAAGCAATATTTGGTGTTCCAAGACCTGCCGTAATTTTTAATAATGAAATTACCTGTATTATGGGAAGAAAATTATGTGGCTTCAATAGTTTGCCTTCAGGACATTCGATTGTAGTTTTTACTGTATTGACCATTATCTTATTTGCCTTTATGCCGCAGCGATTGAAATTTAAAATTCTGTGGTCTGTATCGATCATTACGATAGGATTTATTTTAGCATTTACACGAGTAGGTGTAGGGGCACATTATCCCCTTGATGTAATTACAGGAAGTATTCTGGGTTATATTTCCGGAATCTCAGGTATTTTTATCAGCAGAAAATATAAAATAGGAGCCTGGATTAACAATGATAAGTACTATCCAATTTTTATTGCATTGTTTATCATTTGTTGTATTTGCTTGGTCGGCAAAATTATTAAAGAAAATTTGATTATATATTATCTTTCGTTTATTAGCTTAGCAGTCTCACTTTATAAGATCACTTATGTTTACGTTAAAAAATAATTTAAGAATAACTCATTTTGTCCTATTGATGAGTTTTTTGATTTTTTTGTTCTTCCACCTGCCGTTTTACACCTTTGTTTTTAACAATGTCGATTATAAAAGTCTAAACGGTATTGTTTTGATTGTGAGTTTGGTAATTCTAATGCTGGTTCTTAATGCATTTGTTTTATACCTCTTGTTTTCGCTCTCTCGTCATGTCGGGAAAGTTTTGCTGATCTTGTTTTTTATTGTTAGTTCAATTGCAGTCTACTTTGTGAATACGTATAGTGTCATCATTGACGAAAGTATGATTGGCAATATTTTGAATACCAATTACGAAGAATCCAGCAGTTTTTTTTCCTTTAAAGTAATTTTGTATGTAATTTTTCTTGGAATTATTCCGAGTATTTACATTGCAAAGGTTAAAATAACCAAGGTACCATGGAAGGAGTTTTCAATCACTTCTTCACTAACTTTAGTATTTATTGCCGTTTTGATATTTGTTAATGCCAGCAATTGGCTTTGGATTGACAAAAATTCGAAACGACTTGGAGGTCTTGCAATGCCATGGTCTTATTCGGTTAATACACCGCTATTTTACATTCATAAGTTCAAGAAAAATGAAAAGGAAATTTTGCTGCCCAATGCTGTTATAAAAGATAACGAGAAATCGGTTGTAGTTTTGGTTATCGGAGAATCGGCCAGAAGGCAAAATTTTTCTCTTTATGGCTATAAGAAAAACACCAATCCGTTACTTTCTAAAACAGAAAATGTATTTCATTTTAATGCCAATTCGTGTGCAACATATACTACTGCAGGTGTAAAATGTATTTTAGAGCATAAAAACAGCGATGATCTCTATGAAATCTTGCCCAATTATTTATACCGAAATAATGTTGAAGTGATTTGGAGAACGACCAATTGGGGCGAACCGCCAGTTCATATAAAGAATTATCAAAACAAGGAAGCATTAAAAGCCGACTGTAAAGGTGTGGAATGCGATTATGATGAGGTTTTATTAAGAGGATTAAAAGAGCAGATTCAGGCGAGTAAAAAGAATAAAATACTAATTGTGCTCCATACCAGTACAAGTCACGGACCTACATACAGTAAAAAATATCCACCACAATTTGAGACGTTTAAACCAGTCTGTAATAGTGTTGAATTGGGTAAATGTTCTCAAAATGAACTTCTTAATGCTTATGATAATACGATTGTGTATACCGATTATATACTTCATAGCGTAATTGAGGATTTAAAAGAATTAAAAGAATACAAAAGCACCATGATTTTTGTTTCAGATCACGGAGAATCTTTAGGAGAGAAAAATCTTTACATGCACGGTGTGCCTATTAGCATTGCCCCTAAAGAGCAATATGAGATTCCGTTTATTGTTTGGGTATCTGACAATTCAAAACAGCTTAAGCCTAATGAAACATTGACTCAAAACCATGTTTTTCATAGTGTTCTAAAATTTCTTAATGTCGAAAGTCCGGTTTATGATGAGAAAATGAACATTTTTAAATAAGAAGTATTTGTGGCTTTGTCGCAGCTGTGGTAACTTGTTATCTCAGCCATTTCTAATTGAGTTGGACAGCTGCGACAGAAGCAGATATTGACCATAAAAAGAATTTTTGAATACTTAGTTTAACCCGTTGGGTGTAATTATTTTTAAAAATAGGAGAAAAAGAGACTTTCTTTCTGTAAAAAAATTGATGTCTCTATTCGTTAAATATTTTTTTTGCACGCAGATCTTGCAGATTGCTTCGCCTGTTTGCTATCGCTCGAGTCTGCAGATTTTCTAAATTTTTTAATCCGTTAATCTGTGGCTATTCTTTAAACACCTAAACATAGACTCTCTTATTTAAAATTAGGGCGTTTTACATTTCACTTCTTATTTTTTTCGGAGAATCTATGTCTTTATGTGTTAAATGATTTTTGCCAACAGGCTTATTTTAATTTTTTTTGATCAGAGGGATAAAAAATCTGCTTTCTACCAATTAAAACAGGTAGAACTACGCTTAAAAATCACAGTTTTAGTGAGTTTATTTGTTGTTACCAATAACATATCAAACAAATAAACTCCCTAATTATGGAAAACTACTTACACGGCCTACTCGACGAAGAGAATGACCCAATTATTCAACAATATTTAAAATACATAGACGAAGGAATTCCCCGTACGGATAAACCAAAAGACGTATTGATCATTGGTGCCGGAATGGCCGGAATGGTCGCAGCGGCTATGTTAAAGGAGGCTGGCCATAAGGTTACAATAGTGGAATCTAATACCCGTGTTGGCGGACGAATTAAGACTTTCCGCAATTCTAAGGACAAAAAATATTTTGCAGACGATACCGTTTATGGCGAAGCCGGAGCAATGCGTATCCCGACCATACATCAGATGGTACTCAAATACATCGATAAACTAGGACTTAAAACAGAGCCTTTCTATTATTTGTCTGTCGATAAAGCCCAGGCAATTGCATATCAGGCGGATCCTGACGAATCAAAACCAGAGGTTACAAGAAATTCTCTTTTCTATATCAACCGAAAACGTGTGGTTCAAAACGTATATTTTCCAAAGGATGCGAGTGAAATTGTCGATGTAAACCAATTGCTTGACTTTCATTTGGACAGTAGTGAAAACATGCGCGCAGACCAGTTAATGGCCAGTTTGATCAATCCGCTTAAAGATTTTATTGCAGAAGATCCGAAGAAAAACTGGCCTTTGCTTATCGATCGTTACGGAGAATATTCGATGCGTCGTTTCCTGAAAGAAAATTCAAAGTATTCAGAAAATGCGATCGAAATGATTGGCGTTATCCAAAACCTGGAATCCAGAATGGCTTATGATTTTATCCAGAGTTTTATAGAACAGAATATTATTAAGGATTCTACGCGATTTATGGAAATTGTAGGTGGATGTGACAAGCTGCCTAATGCCTTTTTTAAAGCTCATAGGCTAGAAGAAAATACCTATTTCGATTGCAGGATGACAAAAATGATGCTTGTCGGTGACAAGGTTAAAATAGAAGTAGATATAGAAGTGCAGCGTAACTCCCAGTTTTATGAAGATGCAGGATTCAAAGTATTAGATACCCCTGTTAGTGATATGGAATTTGATGAAGTAATTGTCAGCATACCATTTTCGGCATTAAGGCACGTTTATGTAACACCACAATTCGAGCAACAGAAACGAAAAGCAATCCGGGAACTGCATTATGATTCTGCTACTAAAATATTGCTTGAATTTCGTGAAAAATGGTGGCAGGAAGCTCCGTATAATATCGTTGGCGGTGGTACCATTACGGATTTCTCTAACCGTTTTACGTATTATCCGAGTAATGATTTGGGAAGTAACGGGCATGGTGTAGTATTGGCGTCCTATTGCTGGTCAGACGAAGCGAGCCGCTGGGACTCTATGGATGATGATGACCGATATTTCTATGCACTGAAAAATCTGGCCATCATACACAGCGATGATGTGAAAGAGCAGCAGCGTATTATCGACCTTGCTGTAATCAGCTCTAGCATCAAAGACCGCAAAGGAAAAACCGGAAAATTAATAGGCGCTGCAACACAAAGCTGGATGCGCGATCCTTATGCTTTTGGCGAAGCGGCAATCTTCAACCCGGGTCAGTTGCAGTTATTACAACGCCATATCATTTCGACAGAATGGAATGGAAAAGCACATTTTGCGGGGGAACACACTTCCCTAAAACATGCCTGGATAGAAGGTGCTATCGAATCGGGAATTCGTACCGCACTGGAAGTCAACGAAAATATAGGTAATCTTAATAACCCGATTTAAGATGGCAGAGCAAAAAATATCAGTAGCAAAATATCTGCAGATACGTTTGGAAGAATTAGGACTTACCCACTTATTTGGTATTGCAGGCAATTATACTGCTCCGTTTTTGAATACAATCCTTGAAGACAAAAAGGCAAAAATTAAAATCGTTAATGATACAAACGAAATAAATGCCGGACACTGTACTGATGCTTATGCACGACAAAATGGTTTTGCAGCGGTAGCGGTGACC
This window harbors:
- the eptA gene encoding phosphoethanolamine--lipid A transferase EptA, coding for MFTLKNNLRITHFVLLMSFLIFLFFHLPFYTFVFNNVDYKSLNGIVLIVSLVILMLVLNAFVLYLLFSLSRHVGKVLLILFFIVSSIAVYFVNTYSVIIDESMIGNILNTNYEESSSFFSFKVILYVIFLGIIPSIYIAKVKITKVPWKEFSITSSLTLVFIAVLIFVNASNWLWIDKNSKRLGGLAMPWSYSVNTPLFYIHKFKKNEKEILLPNAVIKDNEKSVVVLVIGESARRQNFSLYGYKKNTNPLLSKTENVFHFNANSCATYTTAGVKCILEHKNSDDLYEILPNYLYRNNVEVIWRTTNWGEPPVHIKNYQNKEALKADCKGVECDYDEVLLRGLKEQIQASKKNKILIVLHTSTSHGPTYSKKYPPQFETFKPVCNSVELGKCSQNELLNAYDNTIVYTDYILHSVIEDLKELKEYKSTMIFVSDHGESLGEKNLYMHGVPISIAPKEQYEIPFIVWVSDNSKQLKPNETLTQNHVFHSVLKFLNVESPVYDEKMNIFK
- a CDS encoding phosphatase PAP2 family protein, whose amino-acid sequence is MNTSIIKNYSKLKFSLYFLPLFCLAALVLFLYYENALSVYNYAQIQKSTFLYINSHLGLYPNLQYNLTQLGDASIFLSFLALFILYAPKLWEALLSGLLFSLLFSCPLKAIFGVPRPAVIFNNEITCIMGRKLCGFNSLPSGHSIVVFTVLTIILFAFMPQRLKFKILWSVSIITIGFILAFTRVGVGAHYPLDVITGSILGYISGISGIFISRKYKIGAWINNDKYYPIFIALFIICCICLVGKIIKENLIIYYLSFISLAVSLYKITYVYVKK
- a CDS encoding flavin monoamine oxidase family protein, translating into MENYLHGLLDEENDPIIQQYLKYIDEGIPRTDKPKDVLIIGAGMAGMVAAAMLKEAGHKVTIVESNTRVGGRIKTFRNSKDKKYFADDTVYGEAGAMRIPTIHQMVLKYIDKLGLKTEPFYYLSVDKAQAIAYQADPDESKPEVTRNSLFYINRKRVVQNVYFPKDASEIVDVNQLLDFHLDSSENMRADQLMASLINPLKDFIAEDPKKNWPLLIDRYGEYSMRRFLKENSKYSENAIEMIGVIQNLESRMAYDFIQSFIEQNIIKDSTRFMEIVGGCDKLPNAFFKAHRLEENTYFDCRMTKMMLVGDKVKIEVDIEVQRNSQFYEDAGFKVLDTPVSDMEFDEVIVSIPFSALRHVYVTPQFEQQKRKAIRELHYDSATKILLEFREKWWQEAPYNIVGGGTITDFSNRFTYYPSNDLGSNGHGVVLASYCWSDEASRWDSMDDDDRYFYALKNLAIIHSDDVKEQQRIIDLAVISSSIKDRKGKTGKLIGAATQSWMRDPYAFGEAAIFNPGQLQLLQRHIISTEWNGKAHFAGEHTSLKHAWIEGAIESGIRTALEVNENIGNLNNPI